The following coding sequences lie in one Arachis hypogaea cultivar Tifrunner chromosome 4, arahy.Tifrunner.gnm2.J5K5, whole genome shotgun sequence genomic window:
- the LOC112796827 gene encoding FK506-binding protein 2, protein MKATLLLLLYFFLVSLLVYAKKSGDVTALQIGVKHKPASCDVQAHKGDRVKVHYRGKLTDGTVFDSSFERDNPIEFELGTGQVIKGWDQGLLGMCLGEKRKLKIPASLGYGEQGSPPTIPGGATLIFDTELVGVNGKTLGGAEESEL, encoded by the exons ATGAAAGCAacactgcttcttcttctatacTTCTTTCTCGTTTCTTTGCTAG TTTATGCAAAGAAATCCGGCGACGTTACAGCTTTGCAGATCGGCGTGAAG CACAAGCCAGCGTCATGTGATGTCCAAGCACACAAAGGAGATAGAGTCAAAGTACATTATCGG GGGAAACTCACTGATGGAACAGTTTTTGATTCTAGCTTTGAAAGGGATAATCCAATTGAATTTGAGCTTGGTACTGGTCAAGTGATCAAAG GTTGGGATCAAGGATTATTGGGAATGTGCCTGGGTGAGAAGCGGAAATTAAAAATACCTGCTAGTCTTGGTTATGGAGAGCAAGGTTCTCCGCCAACCATCCCAG GTGGAGCAACTCTTATATTTGACACTGAGCTTGTGGGGGTGAATGGAAAAACTTTGGGCGGAGCAGAGGAGTCCGAGCTCTAG